The genome window CTTAATAAGAGAGTGGAATAAAAAATTCAATTTAACAGGTGAGAAAACAGAAGAAGCTATAGCTATAAAACAATTCCTTGATTCTCTTGTTCCCATCCATTGGAATAAAAATCTATTTTTTAAAGTTGGAATTGATATAGGAACAGGGGCAGGAATCCCTGGAATTCCTTTAAAAATCGTCCTCAAGGGTACAAAGATGGTCCTTGTGGAATCAATGAGAAAGAGGTTTAATTTCCTTGAGCATTGCATAGAATCCCTTTCATTAGAGAATGTAATTTTGGTAAACAAAAGAGGGGAAGAATTACTAAAAGAGGAAAATTTTAGAGAAAACTTTGATGCTGTTTTTGCAAGATGGGTTTTAAAAATCCCTGGTATATTTGAAATTTCTATACCATTTGCAAAAGTTAAGGGAAGAATTTTTCTCTGGAAGGGAGTTGATGAGATAGACTTAATTAAGAGTGAAGAATCATTTATAAATGAACTGGGAGGGGAGATAGAGGATATTTTTATTTACAGGCTTCCCTATTTTGAAAGTGAGAGAGCTCTTTTAGTTATAAAAAAGGTAAAAGAGACTCCTTCTTTGTTTCCAAGAAGATGGAAAGTAATTAAGTCTTTGAGTTCTCAACGATATAAACACCAAAGAGAATAAGTAAAGCCCCTATAAGAAGGTTTATTGTAAAAGATTCCTTTAAAAAAACTATACCAAGGAAGGTAGCAAAGATGGGAGTGATGTATCCTATTTGAGAGGATTTTGTGGCACCAGTCTTATCTATAAGATAGAAAAAGATACTATAGCCAAGCACAGAACCTACAATTCCCACATAAAGAACAGAAAGACATGCACTAATTGTTAGTCTTGAGGCGGCTGGGTTTTCCAGAATAAAAACAATAGTTCCCAATGCATAAAAAATTGATGCAATAAGTATAAGTATCTCTCCCACC of Caldisericia bacterium contains these proteins:
- the rsmG gene encoding 16S rRNA (guanine(527)-N(7))-methyltransferase RsmG, with the translated sequence LIREWNKKFNLTGEKTEEAIAIKQFLDSLVPIHWNKNLFFKVGIDIGTGAGIPGIPLKIVLKGTKMVLVESMRKRFNFLEHCIESLSLENVILVNKRGEELLKEENFRENFDAVFARWVLKIPGIFEISIPFAKVKGRIFLWKGVDEIDLIKSEESFINELGGEIEDIFIYRLPYFESERALLVIKKVKETPSLFPRRWKVIKSLSSQRYKHQRE